One segment of Amycolatopsis alba DSM 44262 DNA contains the following:
- a CDS encoding alpha/beta hydrolase: MRNTSRRPRAVAVLAAVTCLLPTVAVAPARAESGVPDARADDGSHVVAQTTVDGDPRMLDLTVRSVGVGGYAMVRLILPSRWDAEPDRKWPAVYLLAGETRLQDYRGWTANTDIRKLADDSGALVVMPGSGSAGFFSDWWNYGKSVVLNHWETFTAVEIPQLIDRGYRGDGRRVAAGLSLGGYGAVELAARRPGVFRFAGSFSGNLNPTGPYGELLTSAIVASARQDPEALWGDRRREASRWDAHDPLVNADRLRGTELYLSTGNGLPGPFDGKLPIDVLPGAMLLEFLCSGQTTAMADRLNRLGVPVTTDFYGPGTHHWAYWQDQLHKTWPRMLNALAAPVKTGEAS; encoded by the coding sequence ATGCGCAATACTTCGAGGCGGCCGCGGGCTGTCGCGGTGCTGGCGGCCGTGACCTGCTTGCTGCCGACCGTCGCCGTCGCCCCGGCCCGTGCCGAGAGCGGTGTCCCGGACGCCCGCGCCGACGACGGCTCACACGTCGTCGCCCAGACCACTGTGGACGGTGATCCGCGGATGCTGGATCTCACCGTGCGCTCGGTCGGCGTCGGCGGCTACGCGATGGTGCGGCTGATCCTGCCGTCTCGGTGGGACGCCGAACCGGACCGGAAATGGCCTGCGGTGTACCTGCTCGCCGGGGAGACGCGGCTGCAGGACTATCGCGGCTGGACCGCGAACACCGACATCCGGAAACTCGCCGACGACTCCGGCGCTTTGGTGGTGATGCCGGGGTCCGGTTCCGCGGGCTTCTTTTCCGACTGGTGGAATTACGGCAAGAGCGTCGTCCTGAATCACTGGGAGACGTTCACCGCCGTCGAGATCCCGCAGCTGATCGATCGCGGCTATCGCGGGGACGGGCGGCGGGTGGCGGCGGGGCTCTCGCTCGGCGGCTACGGCGCGGTGGAACTGGCTGCCCGGAGGCCCGGCGTGTTCCGGTTCGCCGGATCGTTCAGCGGCAACCTCAATCCGACCGGTCCGTACGGCGAGCTGCTGACCAGCGCGATCGTCGCCTCGGCCCGGCAGGATCCCGAGGCGCTCTGGGGTGACCGGCGGCGCGAGGCGTCCCGCTGGGACGCGCACGATCCGCTGGTGAACGCCGACCGCCTGCGCGGCACCGAGCTGTACCTGTCGACGGGCAACGGCCTGCCGGGCCCGTTCGACGGGAAGCTCCCGATCGACGTCCTCCCCGGCGCGATGCTGCTCGAATTCCTGTGCTCCGGCCAGACCACCGCGATGGCGGACCGGCTGAACCGGCTCGGTGTCCCGGTCACGACGGACTTCTACGGGCCGGGGACGCACCACTGGGCGTACTGGCAGGACCAGCTGCACAAGACCTGGCCGCGGATGCTGAACGCGCTCGCCGCGCCGGTGAAGACAGGGGAGGCGTCGTGA
- a CDS encoding SDR family NAD(P)-dependent oxidoreductase produces MTRPSFVVTGASSGIGRACVAELIRRGAHVWAGVRTDADETELARTHGEAVTVLRMDLRDAASIAACGEKVAAAGPLRGLVNNAGIARPGPLEHVPLEDFRQQLEVNVTGQLAVTQAMLPALRAAPAARVVTVGSMGGRIAGPMVGPYHTSKFALVGLTDSLRAELAPSGIDVVLVEPGAVATAIWPRARAAAEEVRAALPEVARERYAAQLEEAERSAERSARNGVPPERAARVVVHALTARRPAPRYLVGRDARAAAVLANLPFRLRYRLTAAKR; encoded by the coding sequence GTGACCCGTCCATCCTTTGTGGTCACCGGGGCTTCGAGCGGGATCGGCCGCGCCTGCGTGGCCGAACTCATCCGGCGGGGCGCCCATGTCTGGGCCGGTGTGCGCACCGACGCGGACGAAACGGAACTCGCCCGCACCCACGGCGAAGCGGTCACCGTCCTGCGGATGGATCTCCGTGACGCGGCGTCGATCGCGGCGTGCGGGGAGAAGGTCGCGGCGGCGGGACCGTTGCGGGGCCTGGTGAACAACGCCGGGATCGCCCGGCCCGGACCGCTGGAACATGTCCCGCTCGAGGATTTCCGGCAGCAGCTGGAGGTCAACGTCACCGGTCAGCTCGCCGTCACGCAGGCGATGCTGCCCGCCCTGCGAGCCGCACCCGCCGCCAGGGTGGTGACGGTCGGGTCGATGGGCGGGCGGATCGCCGGCCCGATGGTCGGGCCCTATCACACGTCGAAGTTCGCCCTGGTCGGCTTGACCGACAGCCTGCGTGCGGAACTGGCGCCGTCCGGGATCGACGTCGTCCTCGTCGAACCCGGCGCGGTCGCCACCGCCATCTGGCCGCGTGCCCGCGCCGCCGCCGAAGAAGTACGCGCGGCTTTGCCGGAAGTCGCGCGGGAAAGGTACGCGGCGCAACTGGAAGAGGCCGAACGCAGTGCCGAGCGTTCCGCACGGAACGGTGTGCCGCCGGAGCGGGCCGCGCGGGTCGTGGTCCACGCGCTCACCGCCCGCCGTCCCGCGCCGCGCTACCTGGTCGGCCGGGACGCGCGTGCCGCGGCGGTGCTGGCGAACCTGCCGTTCCGGCTCCGTTACCGGTTGACGGCGGCGAAGCGGTGA
- a CDS encoding glycosyltransferase: MTRLVVIVAPGSRGDVQPCIALGRGLHGDRVRVLAAERFRAWVTGHGLEFAPLSADPGEILGSDGGREWTDGGRTPATFLRGLRGALAPVLERLLADVRKGATGADLVLAPTLGFLGAHLGAALGVPDVELHYQPSVPTRKFAHPLLPWAAKAGPCGRRLSFRAVDAVAWQVLRPEVDRWRGAELGLPAAGWRGPRRSETPVLCGFSGAVVPRPKDWPARVHVTGYWFLETPAGWRPDPRLRDFLASGPPPVYVGFGSMRPSEAERTFAAVRTALRRVGLRGLLATDAGADDDDLLMVQDVPHAWLFPRTAAVVHHGGAGTTAAALRAGAPSLICPVFADQPYWGDRVARLGAGPRPLPLRELTADALTARLLELSGNLLFRREAQYVAARLREEDGVARACEVLREVG, translated from the coding sequence GTGACCCGGCTTGTCGTGATCGTCGCTCCCGGTTCGCGCGGCGACGTCCAGCCGTGTATCGCCCTGGGGCGCGGGCTCCACGGTGACCGGGTCCGGGTGCTGGCGGCCGAGCGATTCCGGGCTTGGGTGACCGGGCACGGCCTGGAGTTCGCGCCGCTCTCGGCGGATCCCGGCGAGATCCTCGGTTCGGACGGCGGCCGCGAATGGACCGACGGCGGGCGCACTCCCGCGACGTTCCTGCGTGGTCTGCGAGGTGCGCTGGCCCCGGTGCTGGAACGCCTGCTTGCCGATGTCCGCAAAGGAGCGACAGGGGCGGACCTCGTGCTCGCCCCGACGCTGGGTTTCCTCGGCGCGCACCTGGGTGCCGCGCTCGGCGTCCCCGACGTCGAACTGCATTACCAGCCCAGTGTGCCGACGAGGAAGTTCGCGCATCCGCTGCTTCCGTGGGCGGCCAAGGCAGGCCCGTGCGGACGGCGGCTGAGCTTCCGCGCCGTCGACGCCGTCGCCTGGCAGGTGCTGCGGCCCGAGGTGGACCGGTGGCGTGGTGCGGAACTCGGTCTCCCGGCGGCGGGATGGCGTGGCCCCCGGCGGTCGGAAACCCCCGTGCTGTGCGGTTTTTCCGGCGCCGTGGTGCCCCGGCCGAAGGATTGGCCCGCGAGGGTCCACGTCACCGGGTACTGGTTCCTCGAGACCCCCGCCGGGTGGCGGCCGGACCCGCGACTGCGGGACTTCCTGGCCTCGGGGCCGCCTCCGGTGTATGTCGGTTTCGGCAGTATGCGGCCGTCGGAGGCGGAGCGGACGTTCGCCGCCGTCCGCACGGCGTTGCGTCGTGTCGGGCTGCGCGGCCTGCTCGCCACCGACGCCGGGGCAGACGACGATGATCTGCTGATGGTTCAGGACGTCCCGCACGCGTGGCTCTTCCCGCGGACCGCCGCGGTGGTGCATCACGGCGGCGCGGGTACGACCGCGGCCGCGTTGCGCGCGGGTGCCCCGTCGCTGATCTGCCCGGTCTTCGCCGACCAGCCCTACTGGGGCGACCGGGTGGCCCGCCTCGGCGCCGGGCCGCGTCCGCTGCCGTTGCGGGAACTCACCGCGGACGCCCTGACCGCGCGGTTGCTGGAGCTGTCCGGGAACCTCCTGTTCCGTCGCGAGGCGCAGTACGTCGCCGCGCGGCTGCGCGAGGAGGACGGGGTGGCGCGTGCGTGCGAGGTGCTGCGGGAGGTGGGTTAG
- a CDS encoding LLM class flavin-dependent oxidoreductase, translated as MKLRSALWLPIFDELADPVIVARLAAEAEEAGWHGLFVWDHVRWQEPVRAVADPWITLAAVASATEKLAFGPMVTPLARRRPVKLARETATLDRLSGGRLILGAGLGSDRFGAEFSKTGDEVDDRKRGEMLDESLEILTAAWSGEPVRHHGVHYTVDDITFLPRPARPVPVWLAGFPGKTKPMRRAARYDGFFPVNLPHADEFAEAVETITALREDDKKPYDFAIGVPAGTDLEPYAKAGATWWMAEFPWDDLSVDAVRGVLREGPA; from the coding sequence ATGAAATTGCGCTCAGCACTCTGGCTGCCGATCTTCGACGAGCTCGCCGACCCGGTGATCGTCGCGCGCCTCGCCGCCGAGGCCGAGGAGGCGGGCTGGCACGGCCTGTTCGTCTGGGACCACGTCCGCTGGCAGGAGCCGGTGCGTGCCGTCGCCGACCCGTGGATCACGCTCGCCGCCGTCGCGTCGGCCACCGAAAAGCTCGCCTTCGGTCCGATGGTCACGCCACTGGCGCGGCGGCGCCCGGTCAAGCTCGCCCGTGAGACAGCCACGCTGGACCGGTTGAGCGGCGGGAGGCTGATTCTCGGCGCGGGGCTCGGAAGCGACCGGTTCGGCGCGGAGTTCTCGAAGACCGGTGACGAGGTGGACGACCGCAAACGCGGCGAGATGCTCGACGAGTCGCTGGAGATCCTCACCGCCGCCTGGTCCGGGGAGCCCGTGCGGCACCACGGCGTGCACTACACGGTCGACGACATCACCTTCCTGCCCCGTCCCGCGCGCCCGGTTCCCGTCTGGCTGGCGGGTTTTCCAGGGAAGACGAAGCCGATGCGCAGGGCCGCGCGGTACGACGGGTTCTTCCCGGTGAATCTGCCGCACGCGGACGAGTTCGCCGAGGCGGTCGAGACGATCACCGCGCTGCGCGAAGACGACAAGAAGCCGTACGACTTCGCGATCGGCGTTCCCGCGGGCACGGATCTCGAGCCGTACGCGAAGGCGGGCGCGACCTGGTGGATGGCCGAATTCCCGTGGGACGACCTGTCCGTCGACGCGGTGCGCGGCGTACTGAGGGAGGGCCCTGCTTGA
- a CDS encoding TerC/Alx family metal homeostasis membrane protein has protein sequence MPESAGSVGSPGLWAISIAVLLALLVADFAVTRKPHEVSMREAAGWSVFYLALPVVFGLWLWLEFGGGQALEFMTGFVVEKSLSVDNLFVFMLLLAAFAVPPAVQQRVLLYGIVGALVLRGVFIAAGAAMLSAGTWAFLVFGVILLASAVKILREAMSDGQSELDLSQLRSVRLLRRLMPVTDDYRGTRLTVREQGRRALTPLAVVVVAVFATDVVFAVDSVPAVYGITEDPYLVFATNAFALLGLRALYFVLHSALAKLVHLNHGLAIILAFIGVKLVLHWAHGIWPAVPQVPTPVSLGVIVVVLVTVSFTSLYARRREAAKAAKE, from the coding sequence ATGCCCGAGTCCGCTGGTTCCGTGGGATCGCCGGGGTTGTGGGCGATCAGCATCGCCGTCCTGCTGGCACTGCTCGTCGCCGATTTCGCCGTCACCCGCAAACCTCATGAGGTGTCGATGCGGGAGGCCGCCGGCTGGTCGGTCTTCTACCTCGCGCTCCCGGTGGTGTTCGGGCTCTGGCTGTGGCTCGAATTCGGCGGCGGCCAGGCGCTCGAGTTCATGACGGGGTTCGTGGTCGAGAAGTCCCTGTCGGTGGACAACCTGTTCGTCTTCATGCTGTTGCTCGCCGCCTTCGCGGTCCCGCCGGCCGTACAGCAACGAGTGCTGCTGTACGGCATCGTGGGCGCGCTGGTGCTCCGCGGCGTGTTCATCGCGGCCGGGGCCGCGATGCTGTCGGCGGGCACCTGGGCCTTCCTCGTCTTCGGGGTCATCCTGCTCGCCTCGGCGGTCAAGATCCTGCGCGAAGCCATGTCCGACGGGCAGAGCGAACTGGATCTCTCCCAGCTGCGGTCGGTCCGGTTGCTGCGACGGCTGATGCCGGTCACCGACGACTACCGCGGCACCCGGCTCACCGTGCGTGAACAAGGGCGTCGCGCCCTCACCCCGCTGGCTGTCGTGGTCGTCGCGGTCTTCGCCACCGACGTGGTGTTCGCGGTCGATTCGGTGCCCGCCGTCTACGGCATCACCGAGGACCCGTACCTCGTGTTCGCCACCAACGCCTTCGCCCTGCTGGGCCTGCGTGCTCTGTACTTCGTGCTCCACTCCGCGCTGGCGAAGCTCGTCCACCTGAACCACGGTCTCGCGATCATCCTCGCGTTCATCGGGGTGAAGCTGGTCCTGCACTGGGCACACGGGATCTGGCCGGCCGTGCCGCAGGTCCCGACCCCGGTCTCACTGGGAGTGATCGTCGTCGTCCTCGTCACGGTCTCTTTCACCAGTCTGTACGCGCGCCGTCGCGAAGCGGCCAAGGCGGCGAAGGAGTGA
- a CDS encoding PP2C family protein-serine/threonine phosphatase — protein MSNAVRHGEQSPPRRPSPQLDRLHVLLIEDDDGDALLVEEMLADAAETLERVVLDRATTLEQALAQPITADCVLLDLQLPDATGLTGLTRLRQHAPSTAVIVLTGREDEALGVSALGAGAQDYLVKHHVDGQLLARTLRYSWERSRAERVEQQLLQHQLLARENARLERGLLPTPLVTDPRLGLVVRYRPGRNGALLGGDFYDAVELPDGTLQLVIGDVCGHGPDEAALGVALRIAWRSVVLAGLPMAETLAMVEKMLQHEALGPLFATVCMITVAPDRRSLRMSLAGHPQPLLVDDSGGRLLSREALGPPLGVAPGTGWRELTVPMGPRWSLLLYTDGLFEGRVEGSGERVGLERMAAAAVDSLTAEGGSAAVLDHLISEMDVLHGGPLDDDVALALLTFDSGEPPR, from the coding sequence GTGTCCAACGCCGTGCGGCACGGCGAGCAGTCCCCACCTCGTAGACCCTCACCGCAGCTGGATCGCCTGCATGTCCTGCTGATCGAGGACGACGACGGCGACGCGCTCCTGGTCGAAGAGATGCTCGCGGACGCGGCCGAAACCCTCGAACGGGTCGTGCTCGACCGGGCGACCACCCTCGAACAGGCCCTCGCCCAGCCGATCACCGCCGACTGTGTGCTCCTGGACCTCCAGTTGCCGGACGCGACCGGCCTGACCGGCTTGACCCGGCTGCGGCAGCACGCGCCGTCGACGGCGGTGATCGTCCTGACCGGCCGCGAGGACGAGGCGCTCGGGGTGTCCGCGCTGGGGGCCGGCGCGCAGGACTACCTGGTCAAGCACCACGTCGACGGCCAGCTGCTGGCAAGGACCCTCCGCTACTCATGGGAACGCAGCCGGGCCGAACGCGTCGAGCAGCAACTGCTCCAGCACCAGTTGCTGGCCAGGGAGAACGCGCGGCTCGAACGCGGACTGCTGCCGACCCCGCTGGTGACCGATCCCCGGCTCGGTCTCGTGGTGCGGTACCGGCCCGGCCGGAACGGGGCCCTGCTGGGCGGCGACTTCTACGACGCCGTCGAACTCCCCGATGGCACCCTGCAGCTGGTCATCGGCGACGTCTGCGGGCACGGCCCGGACGAGGCGGCGCTCGGGGTCGCGCTGCGGATCGCGTGGCGTTCGGTGGTGCTCGCCGGGCTGCCGATGGCGGAAACGCTGGCGATGGTGGAAAAGATGCTGCAGCACGAGGCATTGGGCCCGCTGTTCGCCACCGTCTGCATGATCACCGTCGCTCCGGACCGCCGGTCGCTGCGGATGAGCCTGGCCGGTCATCCGCAGCCGCTGCTGGTCGACGACTCGGGCGGCAGGCTGCTGTCCAGAGAGGCACTCGGCCCGCCGCTCGGAGTCGCGCCGGGCACCGGGTGGCGGGAGCTGACGGTGCCGATGGGGCCGCGATGGTCACTGCTGCTGTACACCGACGGCCTGTTCGAAGGGCGCGTCGAGGGCAGCGGGGAACGGGTCGGGCTGGAACGGATGGCCGCCGCCGCGGTGGACAGCCTGACCGCCGAGGGTGGCTCCGCCGCCGTGCTCGACCACCTGATCAGCGAGATGGACGTCCTGCACGGCGGGCCACTGGACGACGATGTCGCGCTTGCCCTGCTCACGTTCGACTCCGGGGAGCCGCCTCGATGA
- a CDS encoding sensor histidine kinase, which translates to MKPAWSIRRWASLSGVIATLLLGGAIVAGSLALTNLTDSRARLLDVTGPQVLQSTALSTAMLDQETGVRGYLLGGRPEFLEPYRDGVKAQDTAVAELRRLGATPGTATGDDLDRVLNAATAWRRTVIEPVLSGVPATVAQVDASKPLFDEVRGSLGTLQSRLEVERLDARGDLSASADVLRVMLIVIAVLLCAALALVFLVLHRKLIKPIRRLATEVRDVASADIHREVRGSGPKEMRELASDVESLRARIIAEVTDLERAQETIAVRTRELERSNSDLEQFAYVASHDLQEPLRKVASFCQLLQKRYQGKLDERGDQYIGFAVDGAKRMQALINDLLAFSRVGRRPGENVLLETGDLLNIALGNLEDAIAESGARITHGELPAVLGEKSLLTAVLQNLVGNAIKFRGEDPPEIDVSAERDGEDWRFSVTDNGIGIKDEYAERIFVIFQRLHGRGDYPGTGIGLALCRKIVEHHGGRIWLDTTVTAGTRFSFTLPVAENPSEENGEA; encoded by the coding sequence ATGAAGCCCGCTTGGTCGATCCGCCGCTGGGCGTCGCTGTCCGGGGTGATCGCCACCCTGCTGCTCGGCGGCGCGATCGTGGCCGGCTCGCTGGCCCTGACCAACCTCACCGATTCGCGCGCCAGGCTGCTGGACGTGACCGGTCCGCAGGTGCTGCAGTCCACCGCCCTCTCGACGGCGATGCTCGACCAGGAGACCGGCGTCCGCGGCTACCTCCTGGGCGGGCGGCCCGAGTTCCTGGAGCCGTACCGGGACGGGGTGAAGGCGCAGGACACGGCCGTCGCGGAGTTGCGGCGGCTCGGAGCCACCCCCGGTACCGCCACCGGTGACGACCTGGACCGGGTCCTGAACGCCGCCACGGCCTGGCGCCGGACGGTCATCGAACCCGTGCTCTCCGGCGTTCCCGCCACGGTCGCGCAGGTGGACGCGAGCAAACCGCTGTTCGACGAAGTCCGCGGTTCCCTGGGCACGCTGCAGAGCCGTCTGGAGGTGGAACGGCTGGACGCGCGGGGGGACCTGTCGGCCTCGGCAGACGTCCTGCGCGTGATGCTCATCGTGATCGCGGTCCTGCTCTGCGCCGCGCTGGCACTGGTCTTCCTTGTCCTGCACCGGAAACTGATCAAGCCGATCCGGCGGCTCGCCACCGAGGTGCGTGACGTCGCCAGCGCCGACATCCACCGTGAGGTCCGCGGCTCGGGGCCCAAGGAGATGCGCGAGCTGGCGTCCGATGTGGAATCGCTGCGCGCGCGGATCATCGCGGAGGTCACGGACCTGGAGCGCGCGCAGGAGACGATCGCCGTGCGGACACGGGAGCTGGAGCGGTCGAACTCGGATCTGGAGCAGTTCGCCTACGTCGCCTCGCACGACCTGCAGGAGCCGCTGCGGAAGGTGGCCAGCTTCTGCCAGCTGCTCCAGAAGCGGTACCAGGGGAAACTGGACGAACGCGGGGACCAGTACATCGGGTTCGCCGTCGACGGCGCGAAAAGGATGCAGGCGCTGATCAACGACCTGCTCGCCTTCTCCCGCGTCGGACGCCGTCCAGGGGAGAACGTCCTGCTGGAGACCGGGGACCTGCTGAACATCGCGCTGGGCAATCTCGAAGACGCCATCGCCGAGTCCGGCGCCCGGATCACGCACGGGGAACTTCCCGCCGTCCTGGGGGAGAAGTCCCTGCTCACGGCGGTACTGCAGAATCTGGTCGGCAACGCGATCAAGTTCCGCGGGGAGGACCCGCCGGAGATCGACGTCTCCGCCGAGCGTGACGGCGAGGACTGGCGATTCTCCGTCACCGACAACGGAATCGGCATCAAGGACGAGTACGCCGAGCGGATCTTCGTGATCTTCCAACGACTGCACGGCCGTGGCGACTATCCGGGCACCGGGATCGGCCTCGCCCTGTGCCGCAAGATCGTCGAACACCACGGCGGGAGGATCTGGCTGGACACCACCGTCACAGCCGGGACCCGGTTCAGCTTCACCCTGCCCGTAGCCGAGAACCCCAGCGAAGAAAACGGAGAAGCATGA
- a CDS encoding response regulator codes for MTDSLEPIHILLVEDDPGDVLMTQEAFEHHKIRNTLSVVSDGEQALQFLRREAPYEDAERPGLILLDLNLPRKDGREVLSEVKASPELRSIPVVVLTTSEAEEDILRSYDLHANAYVTKPVDFDRFIDVVRQIDNFFVTVVKLPR; via the coding sequence ATGACAGACTCCCTGGAACCGATCCACATCCTGCTGGTCGAGGACGACCCCGGCGACGTCCTCATGACGCAGGAGGCGTTCGAGCACCACAAGATCCGCAACACCCTTTCGGTCGTTTCCGACGGCGAGCAGGCTCTGCAGTTCCTGCGCCGGGAAGCGCCGTACGAGGACGCGGAACGGCCGGGGCTGATCCTGCTCGACCTGAACCTGCCCCGCAAGGACGGTCGCGAGGTGCTCAGCGAGGTCAAGGCGTCACCGGAACTGCGCAGCATCCCCGTGGTCGTGCTCACCACGTCCGAGGCCGAAGAGGACATCCTCCGCAGCTACGACCTCCACGCCAACGCCTACGTCACCAAACCGGTCGACTTCGACCGGTTCATCGACGTGGTCCGGCAGATCGACAACTTCTTCGTCACCGTGGTGAAGCTTCCCCGCTGA
- a CDS encoding serine/threonine-protein kinase: protein MSAPAEVVAALPQYEIGTAIGQGGMGVVFAGVHRSLRRDVAIKQLPWDVLNHAVSSELFDREARVLASLDHPHIVPVYDYVRTGREHLLVMERLDGGTVHSRFQSGGVSAEQACAIALAMLAGLHAAHEAGVLHLDVKPKNLLFTTQGVMKVADFGIAKVISEGATLVTHGGEVLGTPAYIAPEQALGNALSPAADVYSAGTVLYELLSGKLPFDNTRGAISMMRQHMFTDPRPIDGVPAPLAAVVMRSLARELGSRYRDAETFAADLASAATAVYGPGWLERSRVPVRHLTPRVITALSTPVAAPAPAGDGPTRPVRRPAPDPTLSATRATFEPEAGRRPGPVLWFRLAAAAAAIVLVVLALLNPERQPHEPSLLAVDLMVVSSSPEVDLSKTFTLTGKGTPAQVSLGLTAGGIPLGSATATPKVEGGSYSADLRFPGLTRWIVGGAVTATVTADGVTETFTLLTRQHPLASALGAGSLILALFALAYLESGLRTIRNGHRWRGALVGGPVLGLLFGAAAWLCVSVLRVHEPAMLFGIGCSIAGAVATGFVVAAARAR from the coding sequence ATGAGCGCACCCGCCGAGGTGGTCGCCGCGCTGCCGCAGTACGAGATCGGGACAGCGATCGGCCAGGGCGGGATGGGGGTCGTCTTCGCGGGCGTCCACCGTTCGCTGCGCCGCGACGTCGCCATCAAACAGCTGCCGTGGGACGTGCTGAACCACGCTGTCAGCAGTGAGCTCTTCGACCGTGAAGCGCGCGTGCTGGCCAGCCTCGACCACCCGCACATCGTGCCCGTGTACGACTACGTGCGCACCGGCCGCGAGCACCTGCTGGTGATGGAGCGCCTCGACGGCGGCACGGTGCACAGCCGTTTCCAAAGCGGTGGAGTCAGCGCCGAGCAGGCCTGTGCGATCGCGCTGGCGATGCTCGCCGGGCTCCACGCGGCACACGAAGCGGGCGTCCTGCATCTGGACGTCAAGCCGAAGAACCTGCTCTTCACCACGCAAGGCGTGATGAAGGTGGCCGACTTCGGCATCGCGAAGGTGATCAGCGAGGGCGCCACCCTCGTCACGCACGGCGGCGAAGTCCTCGGCACCCCCGCCTACATCGCGCCGGAGCAAGCGCTGGGCAACGCGCTGAGCCCGGCGGCCGACGTCTACTCGGCGGGCACGGTGCTCTACGAACTGCTGTCCGGGAAGCTGCCGTTCGACAACACCCGTGGCGCGATCAGCATGATGCGCCAGCACATGTTCACCGATCCGCGCCCGATCGACGGCGTGCCCGCGCCGCTCGCCGCGGTCGTCATGCGCAGCCTCGCGCGCGAGCTCGGCTCCCGGTACCGCGACGCGGAGACCTTCGCGGCAGACCTCGCCTCGGCGGCGACCGCCGTCTACGGGCCGGGCTGGCTGGAACGCTCGCGGGTGCCGGTCCGCCACCTCACCCCACGGGTGATCACCGCGCTCAGCACCCCGGTCGCCGCGCCGGCTCCGGCAGGGGACGGCCCGACACGGCCGGTTCGCCGTCCCGCGCCGGATCCGACGCTTTCGGCCACCCGTGCGACGTTCGAACCCGAAGCCGGCAGGCGTCCCGGTCCGGTGCTCTGGTTCCGGCTGGCCGCGGCGGCCGCCGCCATCGTGCTCGTGGTGCTCGCGCTGCTCAATCCGGAGCGGCAGCCACACGAGCCGTCGCTCCTGGCTGTCGACCTCATGGTCGTTTCGTCGTCGCCGGAAGTGGATCTCAGCAAGACGTTCACCCTGACGGGCAAGGGGACTCCTGCGCAAGTCAGCCTCGGCCTGACAGCCGGGGGGATCCCCTTGGGGTCCGCCACGGCGACACCCAAGGTCGAGGGCGGCTCTTACAGCGCCGATCTCCGTTTTCCTGGGCTCACCCGGTGGATCGTCGGTGGTGCCGTCACCGCGACGGTGACGGCCGACGGCGTCACCGAGACGTTCACGCTGCTCACCCGGCAGCATCCGCTCGCGAGCGCGCTCGGCGCGGGCAGCCTGATCCTGGCGCTGTTCGCCTTGGCGTACCTGGAATCCGGGCTGCGGACCATCCGGAACGGCCATCGCTGGCGGGGCGCGCTCGTCGGCGGGCCGGTGCTCGGCCTGCTGTTCGGCGCGGCGGCGTGGCTGTGCGTCTCGGTGCTGCGGGTGCACGAACCCGCGATGCTGTTCGGTATCGGCTGCTCGATCGCGGGTGCGGTGGCGACGGGTTTCGTGGTCGCGGCCGCCCGCGCTCGCTGA